The genomic DNA GAGTTTCGTTATTGTTGCGGCTTTTGCCAAGGTGCCGCAGTGATCTTTCTAATTTATCCCATCGTTTCTTAACATTGCCTGTGCCAAATAAATTTTGATTCAATATGCTCAAAAACTCCAATCCTTTCTCTGAAAATACTTTTGACCATAGCATCTGAGTATATTTTCCTTTATCATTTTTTCGAGTCGTAGATACAATCCAGGTAAACAGATCTCTGCTAATAATAAACCGTAGCAACATGGAATAAATGTGAATAAACGCCATTGGTTCATTATTGAGTAACATTTTTCCAAGGTCGTAATCCCCTTTCAATTCCTTGAAAATAAGTTCAATCACCCAGCGAAATCGGTATAACTCATAAATATCATCAGCAGAAAAAACCTCTTTTCCGAGATTTGTGATGTAGAGATGCCATTTTTCAGTGAGAGGATTCCAAGAACAAATTACCCTGAATTCTTGAAATATTGGAGTTTTAATTTTGTTAATATGCTTGTCTCCAATATGAAATGAACAGATGAGATCATAAACACCTTTCTTTGGCATTCTATCTAAAAAATCATCACCATTTATGCTTTTAAAGCAATTATGATCTACAATTGATGTTATTTCTGGAGGGCCTGAATTGATTGAAACAACCTTAAAAACGGCATTGCTTTTTACTCTACTAGCAAAAAAACCTCCATATTCTTGAATTT from Methanospirillum hungatei JF-1 includes the following:
- a CDS encoding IS4 family transposase, whose amino-acid sequence is MKKPSSKGQKNLKSWVFQKFTFDFIEKKARETGFMQRKRKLDPVLLIFSLIFGVSSHLKPTLEEIHRHYVDLDDNPKIETSILNQSFRKRFNYKLVDFLKSLMDHYIDQIVHQSPAHLKGIVEDFKDILVQDSSIIRISKKLYDLHPAARSRDDSAGLKIHAVYSVVYHSVKNAIITTERVHDYKMLKIGPDVENILLINDLGYYSLKTFSKIQEYGGFFASRVKSNAVFKVVSINSGPPEITSIVDHNCFKSINGDDFLDRMPKKGVYDLICSFHIGDKHINKIKTPIFQEFRVICSWNPLTEKWHLYITNLGKEVFSADDIYELYRFRWVIELIFKELKGDYDLGKMLLNNEPMAFIHIYSMLLRFIISRDLFTWIVSTTRKNDKGKYTQMLWSKVFSEKGLEFLSILNQNLFGTGNVKKRWDKLERSLRHLGKSRNNNETLTLKFSEIQ